One Chloroflexota bacterium genomic window, ATGTCCTGGCCTGCCTGCGGGACAGGATGAATGTCACCGCCTTCAACCTGGGGGTGGCCACCCCGCCCCTGGAGAAGGAGGGGGGGTGGGAGGACTTCCCCGTCCTGGCCCGGGTGGTGGACCGGGGGGACCCCCGCACCACCACCTCCGATATCGGCGCCATGGAACTATATGCCTCCAGCGTCGTCTCCTCCGACCCCCTGGAGGTGGCCCGCCTGCTGCGGGAACATCTCTCCCCCGGGAAGGAGTCCTAGCCGTGCCCAATGTGGTCATAGTGGTGGATATGCTGCGGGGCTTCATAGAGGAGGGCTATCCCCTCTGCTGCGGGAAGGATGCCCGGCGGGTCATCCCCTGCATCCAGCGCCTCCTGGAAAGGGAGCTGAAGCAGGGCTCCAGGGTCATTTTCCTGGCCGACAACCACGACCCCCATGACCTGGAGTTCAAGATGTTCCCCCGGCACTGCGTGGCCGGGACAGAGGAGGCGGAGATAATCACGGAGCTGGCCCGCTACCCGGGGGAGGTGATGCCCAAGAAGCGCTTTTCCGGCTTCTACGGCACCCCCCTGGAACAGAGGCTCAAGGAGCTGAAGCCGGAGAAAATCATTGTGGTCGGTGTCTGCACTGATATCTGTGTGATGCACACGGTGGCCGATGCCCGCAACCGGGACTACCCGGTGGAGGTCCCGGTGGACTGCGTGGCCAGCTTTGATGAGGAAAACCACCGCTTTGCCCTGGACCACATGGAGAAGGTCCTGGGGGCAAATCTGACAAGGGGGTGAGCATGCCTGAGTTTGAAATCCACCC contains:
- a CDS encoding cysteine hydrolase — protein: MPNVVIVVDMLRGFIEEGYPLCCGKDARRVIPCIQRLLERELKQGSRVIFLADNHDPHDLEFKMFPRHCVAGTEEAEIITELARYPGEVMPKKRFSGFYGTPLEQRLKELKPEKIIVVGVCTDICVMHTVADARNRDYPVEVPVDCVASFDEENHRFALDHMEKVLGANLTRG